One Triticum dicoccoides isolate Atlit2015 ecotype Zavitan chromosome 5B, WEW_v2.0, whole genome shotgun sequence genomic window carries:
- the LOC119312342 gene encoding probable acyl-activating enzyme 18, peroxisomal produces the protein MAATARGSVGEIRAADVEAAGLAAADAAAFLAALRSAAGEDGGDAAAAWAAVVAAGVLRPDHPHALHQLVYYSVYAGWDRAGRGPPPYWFPSPIDCKQTNLGRVMEENGPKLLGASYKDPVSSFRLFHKFSVHNQEVYWKIVLKELSIKFVREPTSILDASDKSKKGGTWFPGAVLNIAECCLLPWPSQNKTDDSTAIVWRDEGFDDYPVNRMSLKELRTQVMTVANALDTMFQKGDRIAIDMPMTCNAVIVYLAIILGGFVVVGIADSFAPQEIGTRMRVAKAKAIFTQDFIIRGGKKFPLYSRVMEGTSAKAIVIPATGDLLGVTPRNGDMSWKDFLSRSAGRSSMYSPVYQSADALINILFSSGTTGEPKAIPWTQLCPIRCGADTWGHLDVRPKDIGCWPTNLGWVMGPIQLFSSFLNGATLALYHGSPLGRGFCKFVQDARVSVLGSVPSLVKSWKAGNLTEGLDWTKIRVLATTGEASDIDDNLWLSSRTCYKPIVECCGGTELASSYIQGSLLQPQAFGAFSGASMSTGFVILDEQGNPYPDDLPCSGEVGLFPLYFGATNRLLNADHDKVYFDGMPIYRGRQLRRHGDIIQRTVGGYYIMQGRADDTMNLGGIKTSSVEIERVCNGADEGLLETAAVGIKPSGGGPEQLAILAVLKDRSAPYDANILKGKFQRAIQKNLNPLFRVSYVKVVPEFPRTASNKLLRRVLRDQLKQELANRSKL, from the exons ATGGCGGCCACCGCGAGGGGAAGCGTGGGGGAGATCCGGGCGGCCGACGTGGAGGCGGCCGGGCTCGCCGCGGCCGACGCGGCGGCCTTCCTCGCCGCGCTCCGCTCGGCGGCCGGCGAAGACGGCGGCGACGCGGCCGCCGCGTGGGCGGCGGTCGTGGCGGCGGGGGTGCTGCGGCCGGACCACCCGCACGCGCTCCACCAGCTCGTGTACTACTCCGTCTACGCCGGCTGGGACCGCGCCGGCCGGGGCCCGCCGCCCTACTGGTTCCCGTCGCC GATTGACTGCAAGCAAACGAATCTTGGGAGAGTGATGGAAGAAAATGGACCCAAGCTGTTAGGAGCATCCTATAAGGATCCAGTTTCAAGCTTTCGCCTCTTCCACAAATTCTCTGTTCATAATCAGGAG GTCTACTGGAAAATAGTGCTGAAGGAGCTCTCCATCAAGTTTGTACGAGAACCAACATCGATTCTAGATGCGTCAGATAAATCAAAGAAGGGAGGAACATGGTTCCCAGGTGCAGTGCTCAACATTGCTGAATGTTGTCTGCTACCTTGGCCCTCCCAGAACAAGACAGATGATAGCACAGCTATTGTCTGGAGGGATGAGGGCTTTGACGATTACCCAGTGAACCGTATGTCGTTGAAGGAGCTTCGCACCCAAGTGAT GACTGTCGCAAATGCCCTTGATACCATGTTCCAAAAGGGCGACCGGATTGCAATAGACATGCCAATGACGTGCAATGCGGTCATTGTTTATTTGGCAATCATCCTTGGAGGCTTTGTTGTTGTGGGAATAGCAGACAGTTTTGCACCTCAGGAGATTGGCACTCGCATGAGGGTCGCAAAAGCAAAGGCAATTTTTACTCAG GATTTCATAATTCGGGGAGGGAAGAAATTTCCACTTTACAG CCGTGTCATGGAAGGGACTTCAGCTAAAGCTATTGTTATTCCTGCAACTGGAGACCTTCTTGGAGTTACACCAAGGAATGGTGATATGTCCTGGAAAGATTTTCTTTCTCGTTCTGCTGGAAG GTCATCCATGTACTCTCCAGTTTATCAATCTGCAGACGCCCTAATTAATATTCTGTTTTCATCAGGAACAACTG GGGAGCCAAAAGCTATACCATGGACACAACTTTGTCCCATAAGATGTGGAGCTGATACCTGGGGACATTTGGATGTTCGCCCAAAGGACATAGGCTGCTGGCCTACAAATCTGGGTTGGGTTATGGGACCTATTCAACTGTTCTCATCCTTTCTAAATGGTGCGACATTGGCTTTATATCATGGTTCTCCTCTTGGACGTGGCTTCTGCAAATTTGTCCAG GATGCCCGTGTGAGTGTATTAGGATCTGTGCCTAGCTTGGTGAAATCATGGAAGGCTGGTAATCTTACTGAAGGGCTAGACTGGACCAAAATCAG GGTACTTGCCACAACAGGGGAGGCTTCTGATATTGATGATAATCTGTGGCTATCTTCGCGTACCTGTTACAAACCCATTGTTGAGTGCTGTGGTGGCACAGAGCTGGCATCCTCATACATTCAAGGGAGTCTTCTGCAGCCACAAGCTTTTGGAGCTTTCAGTGGTGCATCAATGTCCACTGGGTTTGTCATACTTGATGAACAGGGAAATCCATAT CCTGATGATCTACCTTGTTCTGGAGAAGTGGGTCTCTTCCCTTTATATTTTGGTGCTACCAATCGGCTTCTCAATGCTGACCACGATAAGGTTTACTTCGATGGAATGCCCATTTACAGAGGACGG CAACTCCGACGACATGGAGATATAATCCAGAGGACAGTAGGTGGTTACTATATCATGCAGGGCAGAGCAGACGACACTATGAATCTTGGAGGGATCAAG ACAAGTTCAGTGGAGATCGAACGGGTTTGTAATGGAGCCGATGAGGGTCTGCTAGAAACAGCAGCTGTTGGCATCAAACCTTCCGGCGGGGGACCAGAACAACTGGCTATCTTGGCAGTGCTAAAAGATAGATCGGCACCATACGATGCAAATATTTTGAAGGGAAAGTTCCAAAGAGCCATCCAGAAGAACCTCAATCCCCTTTTCAGG GTGAGCTACGTCAAAGTCGTCCCCGAGTTCCCGAGAACTGCTTCAAACAAGCTGCTGAGAAGGGTCCTGAGGGATCAGTTGAAGCAAGAGCTCGCGAATCGCAGCAAGCTATAA